A single Cnuibacter physcomitrellae DNA region contains:
- a CDS encoding phosphatase PAP2 family protein — MAEQEADAPHSHEEPHPTVREDAHALATGKPEDVVPVVVARRWPVVSAIVAVLLVLLLGGLLLLRQGAAPFEIDTEWMDEIIAHRSPVWEAPSLVMNTLGGGWIAIILVPVLAIAALLVFRRRWAALYLALALAVSAGVVQILKNVVGRTRPPDMLVTSDYGSFPSGHTANAATLTVVFGLVFWRLWVWLAGVAYTILMLLSRTYLGAHWLTDTLGGMVLGAGLAILIWAPFALRLRRERDGDHRPIWIRSRETTGSH, encoded by the coding sequence ATGGCAGAACAGGAGGCGGACGCGCCGCACTCGCACGAGGAGCCGCACCCCACGGTGCGGGAGGACGCCCACGCGCTGGCGACGGGCAAGCCGGAGGACGTCGTCCCCGTCGTGGTGGCTCGGCGGTGGCCGGTGGTGTCGGCGATCGTGGCGGTGCTGCTCGTGCTCCTCCTCGGCGGACTCCTCCTGCTGCGGCAGGGCGCGGCGCCCTTCGAGATCGACACCGAGTGGATGGACGAGATCATCGCGCATCGCTCGCCCGTCTGGGAGGCGCCGTCGCTCGTGATGAACACGCTCGGCGGCGGCTGGATCGCGATCATCCTCGTGCCCGTCCTCGCGATCGCGGCTCTGCTGGTCTTCCGGCGCCGCTGGGCCGCGCTGTACCTGGCCCTCGCGCTCGCCGTGAGCGCGGGGGTGGTGCAGATCCTGAAGAACGTCGTCGGGCGCACGAGGCCGCCGGACATGCTGGTCACGAGCGACTACGGTTCATTCCCCTCGGGGCATACGGCGAACGCCGCCACCCTCACCGTCGTCTTCGGGCTCGTGTTCTGGCGGCTCTGGGTCTGGCTGGCCGGGGTCGCCTACACGATCCTCATGCTCCTGAGCCGCACGTACCTCGGCGCCCACTGGCTCACCGACACCCTCGGCGGCATGGTCCTGGGGGCGGGCCTGGCGATCCTGATCTGGGCTCCGTTCGCGCTCCGCCTGAGACGAGAACGCGACGGCGACCATCGCCCGATCTGGATCCGCTCCCGAGAGACGACGGGTTCTCACTGA
- a CDS encoding CPBP family intramembrane glutamic endopeptidase, whose amino-acid sequence MSDRPSHPRWGLVDAAAGVVAFAAVSLIVLSIDTLPGIANDPRLQWAVDQVVAGWLPILTVVLVASYLRGRRSLGADFGLALRPLDLAIGLLAGILLRFGAVGVAELVRVATGGPPVPFSQSAGSDLGWFLLTSVLAASIVTPVIEELYFRGLVLGALRNAVLGRAALAPGEVPSGASTARVRVAGVVAVLGSAVLFTAFHLEGLPTTSEGVSRLVILFLVGVVLGCLALLTRRLGPSIIAHAVFNVSVAVLALLTPAAPGLS is encoded by the coding sequence GTGAGCGATCGCCCATCCCACCCACGTTGGGGCCTCGTCGACGCCGCGGCCGGTGTGGTCGCCTTCGCGGCGGTGTCGCTGATCGTCCTCTCGATCGACACGCTGCCGGGCATCGCGAACGACCCCCGGCTCCAGTGGGCCGTCGACCAGGTCGTCGCCGGATGGCTGCCCATCCTCACCGTCGTCCTCGTGGCCTCGTACCTCCGCGGACGGCGCAGCCTCGGGGCGGACTTCGGGCTGGCCCTCCGTCCGCTCGACCTCGCGATCGGGCTGCTCGCCGGGATCCTCCTGCGCTTCGGCGCGGTGGGCGTCGCCGAGCTGGTGCGCGTCGCGACCGGCGGACCGCCGGTGCCGTTCTCGCAGAGCGCCGGCAGCGACTTGGGGTGGTTCCTCCTCACCTCGGTGCTCGCCGCCTCGATCGTGACGCCGGTGATCGAGGAGCTCTACTTCCGCGGACTCGTCCTCGGTGCGCTCCGCAACGCCGTGCTCGGGCGGGCGGCCCTCGCTCCCGGAGAGGTCCCGTCGGGGGCGTCGACCGCGCGGGTCCGTGTCGCCGGGGTGGTCGCGGTGCTCGGCTCGGCGGTCCTCTTCACCGCGTTCCACCTCGAGGGGCTGCCCACCACCTCGGAGGGGGTGTCGCGGCTCGTCATCCTCTTCCTCGTGGGCGTCGTCCTCGGCTGCCTCGCGCTCCTCACCCGCCGCCTCGGCCCCTCGATCATCGCCCACGCGGTGTTCAACGTCTCGGTCGCGGTGCTCGCCCTCCTGACCCCCGCCGCCCCCGGCCTCTCCTGA